The following are encoded in a window of Bacillus sp. SORGH_AS_0510 genomic DNA:
- a CDS encoding DUF421 domain-containing protein, giving the protein MVINSAPIPLVKDGEILYKGLKKARISLDLLLGELRKEKVADVKSVALAFWEADGTISIFLDPKYQPITPSTMQIMTEPFDLARTIIKEGKINSNELLQIQKDEDWVISKLENFYHTDIKNVLLATVDKNENFKVFLYK; this is encoded by the coding sequence ATGGTGATTAACAGTGCACCAATCCCACTCGTAAAGGATGGAGAGATTTTATATAAAGGCCTTAAAAAGGCAAGGATTTCTTTAGATTTGTTATTAGGTGAATTACGTAAGGAAAAAGTAGCAGATGTCAAAAGCGTGGCATTAGCTTTTTGGGAGGCAGATGGGACAATATCCATTTTTCTAGATCCTAAATACCAACCCATTACACCATCGACTATGCAAATAATGACAGAACCATTCGATTTAGCAAGAACGATTATAAAAGAAGGTAAAATAAATTCTAATGAATTACTGCAAATACAAAAGGACGAAGACTGGGTTATATCTAAATTAGAAAACTTTTATCACACTGATATCAAAAACGTCTTACTGGCAACTGTGGATAAGAATGAGAACTTTAAGGTGTTTTTATATAAGTAG
- a CDS encoding LLM class flavin-dependent oxidoreductase: MEIGISTFVETTPDVQTGEVISHAQRIREVVEEIVLADQIGLDVFGVGEHHRKDYAASSPAVVLAAAASQTKRIRLTSAVTVLSSADPVRVFQDFATLDAISNGRAEIMAGRGSFIESFPLFGYNLRDYDELFEEKVDLLLKLRESEKVTWEGRHRPAINNLGVYPRPVQDPLPVWIGSGGNTESVIRAGVLGLPLVLAIIGGSPVRFAPLVKLYKRAAVQAGHDLSKLSVASHSHGFIAETTQLAADKFFPSTQQAMNVLGRERGWGHYDQSSFDAARSFEGALYVGDSETVAQKIIHLRKNVGITRFFLHVPVGTMPHDEVMRAIELLGKEVAPRVRKEIAEWEKTQ, from the coding sequence TTGGAGATAGGAATTAGTACCTTTGTAGAAACCACACCGGACGTTCAGACCGGAGAAGTAATAAGTCATGCACAGAGAATACGTGAAGTAGTTGAAGAAATTGTTCTCGCCGACCAAATTGGATTGGATGTGTTTGGCGTCGGGGAGCATCATCGAAAGGATTATGCAGCTTCTTCTCCTGCAGTTGTTCTGGCTGCTGCAGCATCACAAACGAAGCGGATCCGATTAACAAGTGCCGTTACGGTACTTTCTTCTGCAGATCCGGTACGTGTATTTCAGGATTTTGCTACACTTGATGCCATTTCAAATGGACGAGCAGAAATCATGGCGGGCAGAGGTTCCTTCATTGAATCATTTCCACTGTTTGGTTACAATCTAAGGGATTATGATGAATTATTCGAGGAGAAAGTAGACCTCTTATTGAAATTACGCGAGTCAGAGAAAGTAACTTGGGAAGGGAGACATCGGCCAGCCATTAATAACCTGGGCGTGTATCCAAGACCTGTTCAAGACCCCCTCCCAGTATGGATTGGCAGTGGTGGAAACACGGAATCAGTTATTCGAGCAGGTGTTCTCGGCTTACCACTTGTATTAGCGATTATTGGAGGCAGTCCAGTTCGATTTGCTCCATTGGTTAAACTTTATAAGAGAGCTGCAGTACAAGCGGGGCACGATTTATCGAAACTTTCTGTTGCCTCACATTCACATGGTTTTATCGCTGAAACAACTCAACTAGCAGCAGATAAATTTTTCCCATCTACCCAGCAAGCTATGAATGTACTAGGTAGGGAGCGGGGATGGGGACATTACGACCAATCAAGCTTTGATGCAGCAAGAAGCTTTGAAGGGGCGTTGTACGTTGGTGATTCAGAAACAGTTGCTCAAAAAATCATCCACCTTCGAAAGAATGTTGGAATCACACGGTTTTTCCTTCATGTTCCTGTAGGTACCATGCCTCATGACGAGGTCATGAGAGCTATCGAGCTGTTGGGTAAAGAGGTAGCGCCTCGAGTTCGGAAGGAAATCGCTGAATGGGAAAAAACACAATAG
- a CDS encoding GNAT family N-acetyltransferase codes for MAIQYEVISNDNINCLKDLVNELMAYQKSKATLHPELFDNMNFETRMIPSVKSAKYNYIVVAKDNDEIVGYVYSNISSKETYSNDFATFFDLASVKNEDVGCLSQFYIKEGYRSLGVGSVLFEKSKEWLRSFPSIDDLFIFVSNGNDEALKFYQGKGFKISHQILGGFITVLKNT; via the coding sequence ATGGCTATCCAATACGAAGTAATTTCTAATGATAATATTAATTGTCTTAAGGATCTTGTAAATGAATTAATGGCTTATCAAAAATCAAAAGCAACGCTACACCCAGAACTTTTTGATAACATGAATTTTGAAACTAGAATGATCCCTTCTGTAAAAAGTGCCAAATATAATTACATAGTAGTAGCAAAGGATAATGATGAAATTGTGGGATATGTGTATAGCAACATTTCGTCTAAGGAAACCTATTCAAATGATTTTGCTACCTTTTTTGACCTTGCTTCTGTAAAAAATGAAGATGTCGGTTGTCTTTCTCAGTTTTATATAAAGGAAGGTTATCGTAGCCTGGGCGTTGGTTCTGTCTTATTCGAAAAATCGAAAGAATGGTTACGTTCATTTCCGTCAATTGATGACTTGTTTATTTTTGTATCAAACGGGAACGATGAAGCCTTAAAGTTCTATCAAGGTAAAGGTTTCAAAATAAGTCACCAAATACTCGGTGGATTTATTACTGTTTTAAAAAACACTTAA
- the sleB gene encoding spore cortex-lytic enzyme, with protein sequence MQLINSLKIPLILTFLAVIVLNNGDQSKVVQAFSNQVLQRGAVGEDVIELQSRLTYNGFYKSKIDGVFGWDTYWAVRNFQDKFGLPVDGVVGTKTKEMLVRSSKYEQKGNSVNSSNVPNGYSQNEIQLMANAVYGESRGEPYEGQVAVAAVILNRVQSVSFPNTVAGVIYEPGAFTAVADGQINLTPNETAKKAVLDAINGWDPSGGALYYFNPATATSSWIWSRPQIKKIGKHIFCK encoded by the coding sequence GTGCAATTGATTAATTCCTTAAAAATACCGCTAATTTTAACCTTTTTAGCTGTAATCGTATTAAACAATGGTGACCAAAGTAAAGTAGTACAAGCATTTTCAAATCAAGTCTTACAGCGAGGGGCTGTGGGAGAAGATGTAATTGAATTGCAATCACGACTTACATATAATGGATTTTATAAAAGTAAGATAGATGGTGTGTTTGGTTGGGATACATACTGGGCAGTCAGGAATTTTCAAGACAAATTTGGACTCCCTGTTGATGGAGTGGTAGGGACCAAAACGAAAGAAATGCTGGTGAGATCGTCAAAATATGAACAAAAAGGAAATTCAGTTAATAGCTCAAATGTCCCAAACGGTTATTCACAAAATGAAATTCAATTAATGGCAAACGCGGTTTACGGGGAATCACGTGGAGAACCATATGAAGGACAAGTCGCTGTAGCCGCCGTTATCCTTAATAGGGTCCAAAGTGTATCTTTCCCTAATACAGTCGCAGGGGTCATATATGAACCCGGAGCCTTCACAGCTGTTGCGGATGGACAAATAAATTTAACACCAAATGAAACAGCAAAAAAGGCTGTTCTTGATGCTATAAATGGATGGGATCCAAGTGGAGGAGCTCTTTATTATTTTAACCCCGCTACTGCGACAAGCAGCTGGATCTGGAGTCGACCCCAGATCAAAAAAATTGGGAAACACATATTTTGCAAATAA
- a CDS encoding Cof-type HAD-IIB family hydrolase, with translation MNYKLVILDIDGTILPHGKTKLSHATKDAIQLLREKKIPVIIATGRAPYFSESVIQETGVESMVFFNGSFAYHEGKEIYKSAIDKHILEKVHLLSNDFQHPLTFLSGSSFKSTNLSHPYVIEAYQHDPWKPELAPAQFWTDEDIYQLFLHCDLEEELHYQTNVPELDFRRWSSGARTCDVNLSNSNKAVGITKLLEKLGIAPDEAVAFGDGLNDIEMLSLVGMGVAMGSGRDELKKVANMVTLSAEEDGVRYGLERLGLI, from the coding sequence ATGAATTACAAGTTAGTCATCTTAGATATTGACGGAACCATCCTTCCTCATGGAAAAACAAAACTGAGTCATGCGACAAAGGATGCGATCCAACTGTTGAGGGAAAAAAAGATACCGGTTATCATCGCTACGGGGAGAGCACCCTATTTTTCAGAGTCCGTAATTCAAGAAACCGGAGTAGAATCTATGGTCTTTTTTAATGGATCATTTGCTTATCATGAAGGGAAAGAAATATACAAGAGCGCTATTGATAAACACATATTAGAGAAAGTACATCTATTATCAAATGATTTTCAGCATCCACTCACTTTCTTAAGCGGCTCAAGCTTTAAGTCCACAAATCTAAGCCACCCATACGTGATTGAAGCGTATCAACATGACCCATGGAAGCCAGAGCTTGCACCTGCTCAATTTTGGACAGATGAAGACATATATCAATTGTTCCTACATTGCGATTTGGAGGAGGAGCTCCATTATCAAACCAATGTACCAGAGTTAGATTTCAGAAGATGGAGCTCAGGCGCTAGAACCTGTGACGTTAATTTGTCCAACTCAAACAAAGCTGTAGGTATAACTAAACTATTAGAAAAGCTTGGCATAGCACCTGACGAAGCCGTTGCATTTGGAGATGGTCTAAATGATATTGAAATGCTTTCCTTAGTAGGAATGGGTGTAGCTATGGGGTCTGGTCGCGATGAATTGAAAAAAGTGGCCAATATGGTTACACTCTCAGCCGAAGAAGACGGTGTACGATATGGTCTAGAAAGACTTGGATTAATCTAA
- a CDS encoding NADP-dependent oxidoreductase: protein MSKNINRKILLASRPKGMPDASNFELIECEIPEISEGEVLIRTHYLSVDPYMRGRMSDAKSYAKPYEVGEPFIGGMVGEIVVSKNPRFQEGQFVEGRLEWAEYNVSDGSTIRKVNPELAPITTALHVLGMPGLTAYFGLMFIGQPKEGETVVVSGASGAVGTIVGQIAKLNGCRVVGIAGADDKCKFLKEELGFDAAINYKTEENLRKALKEACPSGVDVYFDNVGGRVSDAVMTLINFQSRTAICGQISQYNLEKPEIGPRVAGQLLTTSSLMKGFIVSDYADHNREGLIQLSQWVKEGKIQYRENIVEGFENTVEAFLGLFRGDNIGKQLVKVAED, encoded by the coding sequence ATGAGCAAGAATATCAATCGAAAAATATTATTAGCTAGTCGGCCGAAGGGAATGCCAGATGCAAGCAATTTCGAATTAATTGAGTGCGAAATTCCAGAAATTAGTGAGGGAGAGGTACTCATCCGTACTCATTATCTATCAGTTGATCCTTATATGCGGGGAAGAATGTCGGATGCAAAATCCTACGCGAAACCTTATGAGGTGGGAGAACCATTTATTGGAGGCATGGTTGGAGAAATCGTTGTATCTAAAAATCCAAGGTTTCAAGAGGGGCAATTTGTGGAAGGGCGTCTTGAGTGGGCTGAATACAATGTGTCAGATGGTAGTACCATCCGTAAGGTTAATCCTGAATTAGCACCGATTACCACGGCCCTCCATGTTCTAGGAATGCCTGGGTTAACTGCCTATTTTGGTTTAATGTTCATTGGACAGCCGAAGGAAGGGGAAACAGTTGTTGTTTCAGGTGCATCGGGAGCAGTTGGAACAATTGTTGGCCAAATTGCGAAGTTAAATGGCTGCCGTGTTGTAGGAATTGCAGGAGCAGATGATAAATGTAAATTTTTAAAAGAAGAATTAGGCTTCGATGCTGCTATTAACTATAAAACAGAAGAAAATCTCCGCAAAGCATTGAAGGAAGCTTGTCCTTCAGGAGTCGATGTTTATTTCGATAATGTTGGAGGTAGAGTAAGCGATGCAGTTATGACATTGATTAATTTTCAGTCTCGGACAGCCATTTGCGGACAAATTTCGCAGTATAATTTAGAAAAGCCGGAGATAGGACCAAGAGTAGCGGGACAATTACTGACAACTAGTTCATTGATGAAAGGCTTTATTGTATCTGATTATGCAGACCATAATAGGGAAGGATTAATTCAGTTATCACAATGGGTAAAAGAAGGTAAGATTCAATACCGCGAGAACATTGTTGAAGGCTTTGAAAATACAGTTGAAGCCTTTTTAGGACTTTTCCGAGGGGATAACATTGGAAAACAGCTAGTGAAAGTTGCAGAGGATTAA
- a CDS encoding nuclear transport factor 2 family protein: protein MTIEQVVQQQIEYYNKQDIEGFASTYAENITVYTFPDNTITLSGKQELIERYTETFKKKNFADIKNRSIVGNKVIDWEIATSGLTGESTSLMAIYEIENNLISKVWFIRE from the coding sequence ATGACGATTGAACAGGTTGTTCAACAACAAATTGAATACTACAACAAACAGGATATTGAAGGGTTTGCAAGTACGTATGCAGAAAATATTACGGTTTACACATTTCCGGATAACACTATAACTTTGAGTGGAAAACAAGAATTGATTGAAAGGTATACAGAAACATTCAAAAAGAAGAATTTCGCGGATATAAAAAATCGTTCCATTGTCGGCAACAAAGTAATAGATTGGGAAATTGCAACCAGCGGGCTTACAGGAGAAAGTACAAGCTTAATGGCCATTTATGAAATAGAGAACAATTTAATATCAAAGGTTTGGTTTATACGAGAGTAG
- a CDS encoding DUF3800 domain-containing protein, with amino-acid sequence MDEIQYGFLDEFGDYRFDFDKSDVSTHFIIVAILVKDSNKASLEQEMDRIRQAYVQTEDLTSRSFDNDLTQRMQILNEIKDLPFSIYAYVIDKRKIREDSGIMSKTSYLKYVNKMVYRDLNITFEQLDLVADDRDEKLFLREFKNYIRTKSIPDLFNHSTFGFNNSKSNILLLLADLIAGTLAKGYDLTHQYDQYRSFFKIIKKRIAAINLLPLDYKDFLQDTKSTHQDSRYNDVIIQHSVNLTYQYIEKHRKNEEEEEKLRIDFLKFLLFNLKENPDEYVYTEEILDNLNAIRDLKLNPHNFRSSVVSKLRDSGLLIASSNKGYKLPACLNDLYDFVNLSSLTIHPMIQRISKCRDQILLATNNEIDILGQKGYGYLKKIIELEKLEI; translated from the coding sequence TTGGACGAGATTCAATATGGATTTTTAGATGAATTTGGGGATTATCGTTTTGATTTTGATAAAAGCGATGTTTCAACCCACTTTATTATTGTTGCCATTCTTGTAAAAGATTCTAATAAAGCTAGTTTAGAGCAAGAAATGGATAGGATAAGACAAGCCTATGTTCAAACTGAGGATCTAACTTCTAGAAGTTTCGACAATGACCTTACTCAAAGAATGCAAATTTTGAATGAAATTAAGGATTTACCTTTTAGTATATACGCCTATGTAATTGATAAGCGTAAAATAAGAGAAGACAGCGGCATCATGTCTAAAACTTCATACTTAAAATATGTTAATAAAATGGTCTATAGGGACCTGAACATAACATTTGAACAGCTTGATCTGGTGGCAGACGACCGAGATGAAAAATTATTCTTACGAGAATTTAAAAATTATATAAGAACGAAGAGTATACCGGATTTATTTAATCATTCGACATTTGGTTTCAACAATAGTAAATCGAATATTCTTCTTCTGTTGGCAGATTTAATTGCTGGAACCTTGGCAAAAGGCTATGATCTTACCCACCAATATGACCAGTATCGTTCATTTTTCAAAATCATAAAAAAAAGAATAGCAGCAATTAATCTATTACCTCTCGATTATAAAGACTTTCTTCAGGATACTAAATCAACACATCAGGACTCTAGATACAATGACGTTATCATCCAACATTCGGTAAATTTAACCTATCAATATATTGAAAAGCATCGAAAAAACGAGGAAGAGGAAGAAAAGCTTCGAATTGACTTTCTTAAGTTTCTTTTATTTAATTTAAAGGAAAATCCTGATGAATATGTGTATACGGAAGAAATTTTAGATAATTTAAATGCCATAAGGGACTTAAAACTAAATCCTCATAACTTTCGCTCATCGGTGGTGTCTAAACTCCGTGATAGTGGTCTTTTAATTGCGAGCAGCAATAAAGGCTATAAATTACCTGCTTGCTTAAACGATTTATATGATTTTGTAAATCTATCAAGCCTAACAATCCACCCAATGATTCAAAGAATATCAAAGTGTAGGGATCAAATTCTTCTAGCAACCAATAATGAAATCGACATACTTGGGCAAAAGGGATATGGTTATCTGAAAAAGATTATTGAATTGGAAAAGTTAGAAATTTAA
- a CDS encoding DinB family protein, whose amino-acid sequence MYTSIAEFIQEWNHEAGSTQKVLDALTDNSLQQQVSSEDRTLGRIAWHIVTSTPGMLIEFGIKVEPVGNSGTVPSSANEIAETFRKISANTIDAVKQQWVDGSLEEMVNVFGMTMPKAVTLSLLIKHIIHHRGQMTVLMRQAGLKVPGIYGPAREEWTHMGMDAPAL is encoded by the coding sequence ATGTATACTTCAATAGCTGAATTTATCCAAGAATGGAATCATGAAGCAGGATCTACTCAAAAAGTATTGGATGCTTTAACCGACAATTCTCTTCAACAACAGGTTTCATCGGAAGACCGTACCTTAGGACGAATTGCCTGGCACATTGTTACAAGTACTCCTGGAATGCTAATCGAGTTCGGAATCAAGGTGGAACCGGTTGGAAATTCAGGAACCGTTCCTTCCTCAGCGAATGAGATTGCAGAAACATTTCGAAAGATCAGTGCTAATACAATTGACGCAGTGAAACAGCAATGGGTGGATGGTTCCCTAGAGGAAATGGTTAATGTGTTTGGTATGACGATGCCAAAAGCAGTAACACTTTCATTGCTCATCAAGCACATCATTCATCACCGTGGTCAAATGACGGTCCTAATGCGCCAGGCAGGATTGAAGGTTCCTGGTATTTATGGGCCTGCAAGAGAAGAATGGACTCACATGGGAATGGATGCTCCAGCACTTTAA
- a CDS encoding cysteine desulfurase family protein translates to MEKIYMDYNASTPLAPEVVRVMQPLLLDYYGNPSALHWSGKPVKELLHKAREQVAELIACSPEEIIFTSGGSEANNLALKGFYFKNKHKGNHIITSKIEHPAIVSPCKFLEQVGARITYVDVDQFGRVSPKEIEKAITKETILITIMHSNNEVGTLEPIKEIGEIAERHGIAFHTDASQSVGKVPVQVNDLKVDMLTIAGHKLYAPKGIGALYIRDGIQLEPLIHGAGHEFGLRAGTENTLLAVGLGKACEITSKEVSNHRIKDLTDYFWRRLKGEFGEQVVLNGHPLERLPNTLNVSFVNKIGQELLESIPTLAASTGSACHAGSIELSPVLKEMNVPEEVGMGAIRFSLGRNSTKEEIDKVILLLNNIM, encoded by the coding sequence ATGGAAAAGATTTATATGGATTACAATGCTAGTACCCCTTTGGCTCCTGAGGTAGTAAGAGTGATGCAACCGTTGTTACTGGATTACTATGGGAATCCTTCGGCCTTACATTGGTCAGGAAAACCAGTTAAGGAATTATTACATAAAGCAAGAGAACAGGTGGCTGAATTAATTGCTTGTTCTCCAGAGGAAATCATTTTTACAAGTGGTGGAAGTGAGGCAAATAACCTTGCTTTAAAAGGTTTTTATTTTAAAAATAAGCATAAAGGCAACCATATCATTACTTCAAAAATCGAACACCCAGCTATCGTAAGTCCTTGTAAGTTCCTTGAACAAGTAGGGGCAAGGATAACTTACGTAGACGTTGACCAGTTTGGGAGAGTATCACCGAAAGAAATCGAAAAGGCGATTACAAAAGAAACAATTTTGATTACAATTATGCACTCCAATAATGAAGTAGGTACATTAGAGCCGATAAAGGAGATTGGGGAAATAGCGGAAAGACATGGAATTGCCTTTCATACAGATGCTTCTCAATCTGTTGGAAAAGTACCTGTCCAAGTGAATGATTTAAAAGTAGACATGCTAACGATCGCTGGTCATAAACTATATGCACCGAAAGGAATTGGCGCACTATATATAAGAGATGGAATCCAACTTGAACCTCTAATACACGGAGCGGGGCATGAGTTTGGACTTCGTGCAGGCACCGAAAATACTTTATTAGCAGTGGGACTAGGCAAGGCATGTGAAATCACTTCTAAAGAAGTAAGTAATCATAGAATCAAAGATTTGACCGATTATTTTTGGAGGAGACTAAAAGGGGAGTTCGGGGAACAGGTTGTGCTGAATGGACATCCCTTGGAACGCCTGCCGAATACCTTGAATGTTAGTTTTGTAAATAAAATTGGCCAAGAACTATTAGAGTCTATTCCTACTCTTGCGGCATCAACTGGATCAGCGTGTCATGCTGGAAGCATAGAACTCTCGCCTGTATTGAAGGAGATGAATGTTCCTGAAGAGGTTGGGATGGGAGCTATTCGGTTTAGTTTAGGCAGGAATTCGACCAAGGAAGAAATTGATAAAGTAATCTTATTGTTAAATAATATAATGTGA
- a CDS encoding diphthine--ammonia ligase, whose amino-acid sequence MKKRIALSWSGGKDCCMALDTLIKIGYEVACLVTTVPKELGRTFGHGERTEMIKLQGAALSIPVHFIQCSYDTYTDQFVKALSNLKKQYKITGIAYGDLYLEAHRNWGEKVADDAGVESFYPLWSQKEEALKLLRNFVQSGYKAVVVRVRENVLDETWLGRCLDESFLHDVNRTTICPMGESGEYHTFVYDGPLFSKGIQLLPGEIIQLETTKKLEFMSYQLVD is encoded by the coding sequence ATGAAAAAACGAATAGCATTATCTTGGAGTGGCGGGAAGGATTGTTGTATGGCCTTGGATACGCTTATAAAAATAGGATACGAGGTCGCATGCCTTGTTACAACCGTTCCCAAAGAACTTGGTCGAACATTTGGCCATGGTGAGCGAACAGAAATGATAAAATTACAAGGAGCAGCTCTTTCTATACCTGTTCACTTTATCCAATGCTCCTACGATACTTATACAGATCAATTTGTTAAAGCTCTCTCAAACTTGAAGAAACAATATAAAATTACAGGTATTGCATATGGAGATTTATATTTAGAGGCACATCGTAATTGGGGCGAAAAAGTTGCTGACGATGCAGGTGTGGAATCATTTTATCCCCTATGGTCCCAAAAGGAAGAGGCACTTAAACTGCTGAGAAATTTTGTCCAATCTGGCTATAAAGCAGTTGTTGTTCGTGTGAGAGAGAATGTACTAGATGAGACTTGGCTTGGCAGATGCCTTGATGAATCGTTCCTTCATGATGTAAATAGGACTACTATTTGTCCAATGGGAGAGTCAGGTGAATACCATACCTTCGTATATGATGGTCCCCTATTTTCGAAAGGGATTCAATTATTGCCTGGTGAAATCATACAACTTGAAACCACAAAAAAATTAGAATTTATGAGTTACCAACTTGTTGACTAA
- the glnA gene encoding type I glutamate--ammonia ligase, producing the protein MTETLISKVPVDAATLEQIKETIKEKSVELLHLQFVDIEGVLKHITVTSEQLEDVVEGKMMFDGSSIKGFSPINKSDLYLQPDLATFAVLPWTVEAGYAEGRFLCSVNNPDGTPFDGDTRNVLKKTVDRAANHGYSISVGPELEFFLFKTDEKGYATQEISDRAGYFEPSPHDLGERVRLEIYRALKAMGFTIEASHHEVAEGQHEINFKYADVLTAADLATTYKWVVKTIAKKFGLHATFMPKPVFGINGSGMHVNMSFFEGSENAFFDSSDELQLSEKAYQFIAGVLENVKSFTAVTNPLVNSYKRLVPGYEAPCYIAWSASNRSALIRIPAKKGLATRVELRCPDPSANPYLTFAVIASAGLDGIEKGLEAPAPINEDIFHMSEEERAFRGIDNLPGSLAEALKELESGEIASNTLGQHVYNEYVLMKKAEWDSYRTAVHTWEIDNYQTKF; encoded by the coding sequence GTGACTGAAACACTTATTTCAAAAGTACCTGTAGATGCAGCAACATTAGAACAAATTAAAGAAACGATTAAAGAAAAAAGTGTTGAACTATTACATTTGCAATTCGTCGATATCGAAGGTGTTCTGAAGCACATTACAGTTACAAGTGAGCAATTAGAGGATGTAGTCGAAGGTAAAATGATGTTTGATGGGTCCTCAATTAAAGGTTTTTCACCTATTAATAAGTCAGACCTTTATCTTCAACCAGATCTAGCCACATTTGCTGTTCTACCTTGGACAGTGGAAGCGGGTTATGCTGAGGGTCGATTCTTATGTTCTGTTAACAATCCAGACGGAACACCTTTTGATGGTGATACAAGAAACGTTTTAAAGAAAACGGTAGATCGTGCAGCTAATCATGGTTATTCCATTTCAGTTGGCCCTGAATTAGAGTTTTTTCTTTTTAAAACTGACGAAAAGGGTTATGCAACTCAAGAAATCAGTGATAGAGCAGGTTATTTCGAACCTTCACCACATGATCTGGGCGAACGCGTCCGTTTAGAAATTTACCGTGCGCTAAAAGCAATGGGCTTTACCATTGAGGCATCTCACCACGAAGTAGCGGAGGGGCAGCATGAAATTAACTTTAAATATGCAGATGTACTTACGGCAGCAGACCTTGCCACTACATATAAATGGGTTGTAAAGACAATTGCGAAGAAATTTGGATTACATGCTACATTTATGCCAAAGCCAGTGTTTGGAATCAATGGATCTGGAATGCATGTAAATATGTCTTTCTTTGAAGGAAGTGAAAATGCATTCTTTGACTCTTCAGATGAGCTTCAATTATCGGAAAAAGCATACCAGTTTATTGCTGGTGTTTTAGAAAATGTAAAAAGTTTTACGGCAGTAACAAACCCACTAGTAAACTCTTATAAGCGCTTAGTGCCTGGTTATGAAGCACCATGTTATATTGCCTGGTCTGCATCAAATCGTTCAGCTTTGATTCGAATTCCAGCTAAGAAAGGTCTTGCGACACGTGTAGAATTACGTTGTCCAGATCCATCAGCGAATCCTTACTTAACGTTTGCGGTAATTGCTTCCGCTGGCTTGGATGGAATTGAAAAAGGACTAGAAGCACCAGCTCCAATTAATGAAGATATCTTCCATATGAGTGAGGAAGAAAGAGCATTCCGAGGCATCGATAACCTTCCAGGTAGCTTAGCTGAGGCTTTGAAAGAGCTAGAATCTGGAGAAATTGCTTCAAATACATTAGGTCAACACGTTTATAATGAGTATGTTTTAATGAAAAAAGCAGAATGGGATAGCTATCGTACAGCTGTTCATACATGGGAAATTGATAACTATCAAACTAAATTTTAA